One genomic segment of Anguilla anguilla isolate fAngAng1 chromosome 2, fAngAng1.pri, whole genome shotgun sequence includes these proteins:
- the LOC118221752 gene encoding protein kinase C and casein kinase substrate in neurons protein 2-like has protein sequence MSTLAKETPVEDANNQSFWMPGNYQSTVRRTEECFQACNFVVACFQERARVEKQYAQQLSEWSNKWKPLVDSSPLYGSLLRAWQCFLSSADRLSALHSSICRSLVSEDGDRVKTWQKETFHKKMFGGFRESHDFDIGFARAQKPWAKKLKKLEKARSAYHKACRKAQVAQDREAHASGNPDYAIEKQKKIQEEREQAAQEKDKVRGRYEKVLEEVTRYAPRYMEEMESIFDQSQEEERKRISFLKQVFLSIHRHLDVTNNESVKAVYSELHHTLMSINEQDDLRWWKNHQGPGMPTDWPCFQEWIPPEKKTKGKKETEKKNMLERTVMMGGVRVRALYEYMGQETDELSFKAGEEFLKIEEEDDQGWCRGMKDGGQEGLYPANYVEVL, from the exons ATGTCAACTTTGGCAAAAGAGACACCCGTGGAAGATGCCAACAACCAAAGCTTCTGGATG CCAGGGAACTACCAGAGCACGGTCCGCCGCACCGAGGAATGCTTCCAGGCCTGTAACTTCGTGGTGGCGTGCTTCCAGGAGAGGGCCCGCGTGGAGAAGCAGTACGCCCAGCAGCTCAGTGAGTGGAGCAACAAGTGGAAGCCCCTGGTAGATAGCA GCCCTCTGTATGGTTCCCTTCTGAGGGCGTGGCAGtgcttcctctcctctgctgaCCGCCTGTCTGCCCTGCACTCCTCCATCTGTCGATCCCTTGTTTCTGAAGATGGGGACAGAGTGAAGACCTGGCAGAAAGAGACATTCCACAAGAAAATGTTTGGGGGCTTTCGGGAATCCCATGACTTTGATATAGGCTTTGCTCGTGCTCAAAAACCCTGGGCAAAGAAGTTGAAAAag CTAGAGAAGGCGCGCAGTGCGTACCACAAGGCGTGCCGCAAGGCACAGGTCGCCCAGGACAGAGAAGCGCATGCCAGCGGGAATCCTGACTACGCCATCGAGAAGCAGAAGAAAATACAGGAGGAGCGGGAACAGGCTGCTCAGGAAAAAGACAAA GTACGTGGTCGCTATGAAAAAGTATTAGAGGAAGTTACACGCTATGCTCCACGTTACATGGAGGAAATGGAGTCCATTTTTGACCAATctcaggaggaagagaggaagaggatcaGTTTCCTCAAACAGGTTTTCCTGTCCATACATAGACATCTTGATGTGACCAATAATGAGAG tgTGAAGGCagtatatagtgagctccaccACACTCTCATGTCCATTAATGAACAGGATGACCTGCGCTGGTGGAAGAACCATCAAGGCCCTGGCATGCCCACTGACTGGCCTTGCTTCCAG GAATGGATTCCACCTGAAAAGAAGACAAAGGGaaagaaggagacagagaaaaaaaacatgctcgAGCGAAC TGTAATGATGGGAGGTGTGAGAGTGAGGGCTCTCTATGAATATATGGGACAAGAAACCGATGAACTCTCCTTTAAAGCAG